The following coding sequences lie in one Methanooceanicella nereidis genomic window:
- a CDS encoding Rpp14/Pop5 family protein: MKILPSSLREKKRYIAFEVITEADEPIDRKSLLDEIFFSTQSLMGDVGSSEIGYRLMDFDGARGVIRVNHGAVEKARAAISTVCSIKGYRTLINILGVSGTIRAATEKYIACESIPSTNILSLQITTGKFSGTIVKERGDEVDMVPENKEVLKRSNVRYVSMTSFDLDNSN; encoded by the coding sequence ATGAAGATTTTACCGTCCTCGCTTCGCGAAAAGAAGCGGTACATCGCCTTCGAGGTCATTACAGAGGCAGACGAGCCGATAGACCGAAAATCACTGCTCGACGAAATATTCTTTTCTACACAATCGCTCATGGGCGATGTGGGCAGCAGCGAGATAGGATATCGTCTCATGGACTTTGACGGTGCCAGAGGCGTAATAAGAGTAAACCACGGCGCTGTCGAGAAGGCGAGAGCGGCAATATCCACTGTATGCTCGATCAAGGGATACAGGACTTTGATAAACATTCTCGGAGTGTCAGGCACGATCAGGGCGGCAACAGAAAAATATATTGCGTGTGAAAGCATACCTTCCACTAATATCCTTTCTTTGCAAATTACTACAGGCAAATTTTCCGGAACGATTGTGAAGGAGAGAGGAGACGAAGTGGATATGGTTCCGGAAAATAAAGAGGTTCTTAAAAGATCTAATGTGCGATATGTGAGCATGACCTCTTTTGATTTAGATAATAGTAATTAA
- the rnp3 gene encoding ribonuclease P protein component 3, translated as MLKNDLRYYDLNVHAYPEGATTISRFINAAKNSGYSGICISYHSDLFQNIKDSYPAEEGFTVLSGVEISVHKANELRRQVDRYRNKVDVVLVHGGDEAINRAACEDSRVDILSHPHTGKTSGINHVIAKLAADKYVAVEFDLSYILCGKGGSRVKALSNYRTNLGLVKKYGAPYVITSSPRSLYDMRDIRSMISLCTLFDMSEEDAIKGLSYYPSEILKRNLPGTGYIMEGVELVQ; from the coding sequence ATGCTGAAGAATGATTTAAGATATTATGACCTGAACGTACACGCCTATCCTGAAGGGGCGACTACAATATCCCGTTTTATCAACGCCGCAAAAAACAGCGGGTACTCGGGAATATGTATCTCATATCACTCCGATCTTTTTCAAAACATTAAGGATTCATACCCCGCCGAAGAGGGATTTACCGTACTTAGCGGCGTCGAGATATCAGTCCATAAGGCCAACGAGCTGAGAAGGCAGGTGGACAGGTACCGGAATAAGGTTGATGTCGTGCTGGTCCACGGCGGCGACGAGGCCATAAACCGCGCGGCATGCGAAGACAGCCGCGTCGACATCCTCTCACATCCGCATACGGGAAAGACCAGCGGAATAAATCACGTGATAGCAAAGCTCGCGGCCGATAAGTATGTGGCCGTTGAGTTCGACCTGTCCTATATCCTATGCGGCAAAGGCGGCAGCAGGGTAAAAGCATTATCAAATTACAGGACCAATCTTGGGCTGGTAAAAAAATACGGCGCTCCCTATGTGATCACCTCAAGCCCGAGATCGCTCTATGACATGAGGGACATCAGAAGCATGATATCTCTATGCACGTTGTTCGACATGAGCGAAGAGGATGCCATAAAGGGATTATCCTATTACCCGTCAGAGATACTGAAGCGCAACCTTCCCGGCACCGGCTATATAATGGAAGGCGTTGAACTCGTCCAGTGA
- a CDS encoding RNA-binding domain-containing protein, protein MIHYILFRTQAHATEDVSRVQEALETVLPEDTPIEFEETEGYFGNPIKILTARIEKKKAAEKYIEFLRTSLPEADLNELIKELPERVDDECNFYLRLSKQDAYLGDVRITYAEDAIAVRVKLAAYPAKYENGLKIIREYFHAEE, encoded by the coding sequence ATGATCCATTATATCCTCTTCAGGACACAGGCACATGCCACAGAAGATGTTTCAAGGGTCCAGGAGGCCCTTGAAACTGTTCTTCCTGAAGATACTCCGATAGAGTTCGAAGAAACTGAAGGATATTTTGGAAACCCGATCAAGATACTTACAGCCCGTATCGAAAAGAAAAAAGCGGCTGAAAAATATATTGAGTTTTTAAGAACGTCACTGCCCGAAGCGGACCTGAACGAGCTTATCAAGGAACTTCCCGAGCGGGTGGACGATGAATGTAACTTTTATCTAAGGCTCTCAAAGCAGGACGCATACCTTGGCGACGTTCGCATAACCTATGCCGAGGACGCCATAGCCGTCAGAGTAAAGCTGGCAGCATATCCTGCAAAGTACGAAAACGGTCTAAAGATCATCAGGGAATACTTCCATGCTGAAGAATGA
- a CDS encoding 50S ribosomal protein L15e: MVKSMYGYIRDAWKRPDKTYVGKLFWSRLQEWRREPTIVRLERPTRLDRARELGYKAKQGIVVARTHVRRGGSRKSRYVRGRKSKHMGLRTLTRRKSIQRIAEERVSKRFPNMEVLNSYWVGEDGKHKWYEVILVDPHHPSILSDKNLNWIARGTHRGRAERGLTSAGKKGRGMGKRGMGTEKTRPSIGSHGRRGK; this comes from the coding sequence ATGGTAAAGTCAATGTATGGCTACATACGCGACGCATGGAAGCGCCCGGACAAGACGTATGTAGGAAAATTATTCTGGAGCAGGCTCCAGGAATGGAGAAGGGAGCCCACCATCGTAAGGCTCGAGAGGCCGACAAGGCTTGACAGGGCGAGGGAGCTCGGATATAAGGCGAAGCAGGGCATAGTAGTTGCCAGGACCCACGTAAGGCGTGGTGGCAGCCGCAAGTCCAGGTACGTAAGAGGCCGCAAATCCAAGCACATGGGTCTCAGGACACTCACAAGGCGTAAGAGCATTCAGAGGATCGCCGAGGAGAGAGTATCCAAGAGGTTCCCGAACATGGAAGTATTAAACTCATACTGGGTCGGAGAGGATGGAAAGCACAAGTGGTACGAGGTAATTCTCGTTGACCCGCACCACCCGTCGATCCTGAGCGACAAGAACCTTAACTGGATCGCAAGGGGCACCCACCGCGGAAGGGCGGAGAGGGGTCTGACCAGCGCCGGTAAGAAGGGCAGGGGTATGGGCAAGAGAGGCATGGGTACCGAGAAGACCAGGCCCTCTATAGGAAGTCATGGCAGAAGGGGTAAATGA
- a CDS encoding universal stress protein — protein MYDRVLLPISGATKVKLALDFLKDVLNPGGEITFLYVSTSVKFPGSAIEWRRAMNVVSDASAISTAAGLSSHYEVRNSSSVAAGILEEARSSEYDLIFFANPYYKRGQRRVFGSVIDEVVRKSHTETAVLSYVEGRPLKYDKTLLPTSGQRHALRAAKLTKALAKKSGGEVTVLYAGDQSQKAEAERILSEIKEIFESDNVKHFLVYRSGPVDAVILDEARKGYDLMMVGATEHPVYYQFLLGSIADKIVSNAPCHVLIVKTVNK, from the coding sequence ATGTATGACCGTGTTCTGTTGCCCATCTCCGGCGCGACAAAAGTAAAGCTCGCCTTAGACTTTCTAAAGGATGTGTTGAACCCGGGAGGAGAGATAACGTTCCTGTACGTATCCACTTCTGTCAAGTTTCCAGGTTCGGCGATAGAGTGGAGGCGGGCGATGAACGTCGTGTCCGATGCCTCGGCTATCTCGACAGCGGCCGGATTAAGCTCTCATTATGAGGTAAGGAATTCAAGTTCGGTCGCAGCAGGAATACTCGAAGAGGCCAGGTCATCCGAATATGACCTGATCTTTTTCGCAAACCCGTATTATAAACGGGGCCAGAGACGTGTGTTCGGGAGCGTGATCGACGAGGTCGTGAGGAAATCACATACGGAGACCGCCGTTTTGAGCTATGTCGAGGGCAGGCCTCTTAAGTACGATAAGACCCTGCTGCCCACGTCGGGCCAGAGGCACGCTCTCAGGGCGGCTAAACTTACAAAAGCCCTGGCAAAAAAATCCGGCGGCGAGGTAACTGTATTATATGCCGGAGACCAGTCACAGAAGGCTGAGGCAGAAAGGATATTGTCCGAAATAAAGGAAATCTTTGAATCGGATAATGTAAAACATTTCCTGGTTTACAGAAGCGGCCCCGTCGACGCCGTAATACTTGACGAGGCCAGGAAAGGCTATGACCTGATGATGGTGGGAGCGACGGAGCACCCCGTTTATTACCAGTTCCTGCTTGGCTCCATAGCGGATAAGATCGTAAGCAACGCTCCCTGCCACGTCCTGATAGTAAAGACAGTAAATAAATGA
- the kdpC gene encoding potassium-transporting ATPase subunit KdpC gives MRILRLLVLSVYMTLLVALVCGVIYPMSVTLVSSALFPDAARGSPVSYDGRVVGSLLIGQNFSGPEYFHSRPSAVNYNASASGASNLGPDNSELIGLILSRMPEGVDTVPADAVLSSGSGLDPDISIENAMMQAPRVAGENGIDEASVKDLIRSKTRGKLLGIWGEPRVNVLELNIGIMEMKKGINVEDDRG, from the coding sequence ATGAGGATCTTAAGGCTGCTTGTCCTTTCAGTTTATATGACGCTGCTGGTCGCGCTGGTGTGCGGGGTTATATATCCCATGTCAGTCACGCTCGTATCGTCGGCCTTATTCCCCGATGCCGCCCGGGGTAGCCCTGTATCGTATGACGGCAGGGTCGTAGGGTCTCTATTGATCGGCCAGAATTTTTCAGGGCCTGAATATTTCCATTCAAGGCCTTCCGCTGTAAATTACAATGCATCCGCATCAGGCGCGTCGAACCTCGGGCCCGATAACAGTGAGCTTATTGGCCTGATCCTGTCAAGGATGCCTGAAGGGGTCGATACAGTCCCTGCTGACGCCGTATTATCGTCAGGCTCGGGCCTTGACCCGGATATTTCGATAGAGAACGCAATGATGCAGGCTCCCCGCGTAGCAGGGGAGAACGGCATTGACGAGGCATCTGTCAAAGACCTGATAAGATCAAAGACAAGAGGGAAGCTCCTGGGGATATGGGGGGAGCCCAGGGTCAATGTCCTTGAATTGAACATTGGTATCATGGAAATGAAAAAAGGAATCAACGTAGAGGATGATAGGGGATGA
- the kdpB gene encoding potassium-transporting ATPase subunit KdpB, which translates to MTVGDGWLSWRTILTSLISSFSKFDPRYIIKNPIIFILFMCLGLTVLVYLFPSQFMDIESPVMNRSDYLFIVITLFLTILFSFFSESLAETQRLALIDRLKIKRKGIIAKKLGPDDTIKFVDSDSLKIGDTVHVEGGDTVPRDGVITEGSAAFDESMMTGESQPVIKEADSPDPSVIGGTRILSGYARIRITAEPGSTFLDRILMLEKAAERQRTPNEVALTVLLISMTIVLLVVVVAVAVMSTYYGIEADTGVLVSLFVCLIPTTMGGLLPAIVIAGVNRVTMVNIVATSSRAVENTGDVDVLILDKTGTLTIGNRKANRIIHAPGKSMKDIIMASMYASVRDNTPEGRSILDLGKKLGHHIDDSKLKGFKTILFTPEARISGIQTADGKRYIKGSMEAIKIQAGHLPEKLVEEAGQASRIGSTPLAVAVDNEVVGLVILKDVIKPGIRERLDELKRMGIKTIMCTGDNVVTAATIADEVGVDQYMANAIPEDKLLLIMGEQAQGNHVFMSGDGDNDVPALAQANVGMAMNTGTASAKKAAELIDLDSDPTKLIEVVGVAKQLLITRGALTTFSITNDLAKYFAILPAIFSSTIPALAALNILGLSSPKSAIFSALIFNTLIIPILIPVALSGVKYTPAGASDMLKRNILIYGLGGLVSAFIGIKLIDIVLTAVMGL; encoded by the coding sequence ATGACAGTCGGCGACGGATGGCTATCATGGCGGACAATACTCACCTCGCTCATATCATCTTTTTCAAAGTTCGACCCAAGGTACATAATAAAAAACCCGATAATATTCATCCTGTTCATGTGTCTCGGGCTCACTGTACTCGTGTACCTGTTCCCGTCACAGTTCATGGACATAGAGTCCCCGGTAATGAACCGTTCAGACTATCTCTTCATCGTGATCACACTCTTTCTTACGATATTATTCTCTTTCTTTTCTGAATCGCTGGCCGAAACACAGCGACTGGCGCTCATAGACAGGCTCAAGATCAAAAGGAAAGGCATTATCGCAAAAAAACTCGGCCCGGACGACACGATCAAATTCGTCGATTCCGACAGCCTGAAGATAGGCGACACGGTCCACGTTGAAGGAGGGGATACAGTGCCCCGCGACGGCGTGATCACAGAAGGGTCCGCAGCGTTTGACGAATCGATGATGACCGGAGAGTCGCAGCCCGTAATAAAAGAGGCAGATAGCCCGGACCCTTCGGTCATAGGCGGTACCAGGATATTATCCGGGTACGCAAGGATCCGTATTACAGCGGAGCCGGGAAGCACTTTCCTTGACAGGATACTGATGCTGGAAAAGGCGGCAGAGCGTCAGAGGACGCCAAATGAGGTTGCGCTGACCGTGCTGCTGATATCCATGACCATAGTTTTACTCGTGGTCGTCGTGGCCGTCGCCGTCATGTCCACTTACTACGGGATAGAGGCTGACACCGGTGTACTGGTATCGCTCTTTGTGTGTCTGATACCTACCACTATGGGCGGCTTGCTTCCTGCGATAGTCATCGCGGGCGTTAACAGGGTTACCATGGTCAATATTGTCGCGACCTCCAGCAGGGCTGTAGAAAATACCGGTGACGTGGACGTGCTGATACTGGATAAGACCGGAACGCTCACGATAGGCAACAGGAAGGCAAACCGTATCATACATGCGCCCGGAAAGAGTATGAAGGACATCATAATGGCATCCATGTACGCTTCCGTTAGAGATAACACCCCGGAGGGCAGGTCGATATTAGATCTCGGAAAAAAACTGGGGCATCACATAGACGACTCGAAGCTTAAAGGGTTTAAGACGATATTGTTCACACCTGAGGCCCGTATCAGCGGCATCCAGACGGCTGACGGAAAGAGGTACATAAAAGGCTCGATGGAGGCCATTAAGATACAGGCCGGGCATCTGCCAGAAAAACTGGTGGAGGAAGCCGGCCAGGCTTCCCGTATTGGCTCGACGCCGCTCGCGGTGGCCGTCGACAACGAGGTCGTAGGGCTTGTGATCCTGAAGGACGTGATCAAGCCGGGGATACGGGAAAGGCTCGACGAGCTAAAGCGCATGGGTATAAAGACCATAATGTGCACAGGCGATAACGTGGTCACTGCTGCGACGATAGCCGACGAGGTCGGCGTTGACCAGTATATGGCCAACGCCATACCCGAGGATAAGCTGCTACTTATCATGGGCGAGCAAGCCCAGGGTAATCATGTGTTCATGAGCGGCGACGGCGATAATGACGTCCCGGCCCTTGCACAGGCTAATGTCGGGATGGCGATGAACACGGGCACAGCATCTGCAAAGAAAGCGGCCGAGCTCATCGATCTCGATTCCGACCCTACGAAACTGATAGAGGTGGTCGGCGTGGCTAAACAGCTTTTAATAACCAGGGGCGCTCTGACCACGTTCAGCATCACCAACGATCTCGCAAAATATTTCGCGATCCTGCCCGCTATCTTCTCTTCGACAATACCTGCGCTCGCGGCACTGAACATACTCGGGCTGTCCTCGCCGAAAAGCGCGATATTCTCCGCCCTGATATTTAACACTCTGATCATACCTATTTTGATACCGGTGGCCTTAAGCGGCGTAAAATACACTCCGGCGGGCGCATCTGATATGCTGAAAAGGAACATCCTTATTTACGGCCTTGGCGGGCTGGTCAGCGCTTTCATCGGTATCAAGCTGATCGACATAGTATTGACGGCGGTGATGGGGCTATGA
- the kdpA gene encoding potassium-transporting ATPase subunit KdpA, with amino-acid sequence MGLIIGVLQILTIILLATVLAIPMGKYIAGVFSRKKSFLDLIFSPVEKAALAATGEMGKYGMDWKEYLAALLLMNAAMWVLAISGFIIMGMSPDLAFHTASSFTANTDQQHYSGELQMSSYGQMMVIFLMFSSSATGLASAFAFIRGFGTTGGKLGNYFEDMVRILVRILIPFSLLSAIIFAACGVPQVMGGELVMDTLAGGLQSIPIGPTAAMESIKFLGNNGGGYYNTNSAHPFENPSPLTNVVQLILTMLIPLSLPYAFGIIMGNKRQGYTLLAVILFIFISASVMLAVGTSDNPDLPSGITLPSGYIEGKEQRFTAFESVFFVATNTYVQSGGTTCSISSMMPMGVLGAMIGMMLGCVPGGIGIGLELLLAYSIVSVFIAGLMVGKIPEFMRKKIGTDEMKYVFLVIITFPIIVLISTASTILLMPSHDITLNDGTRGFSEILYEFLSASANNGSGMAGLQSSSPYFNILSGTLILIGRYVPISAFLGLAGLLSTKKTIEDTRGSFPTDTIIFAVLLICVLIMDSALSFLPVLAMGPLADLISTGVKI; translated from the coding sequence ATGGGACTTATAATCGGTGTGCTTCAGATCCTTACTATCATATTATTAGCGACGGTATTGGCTATCCCAATGGGAAAATACATTGCAGGTGTATTCTCCAGGAAAAAGTCCTTCCTCGACCTTATTTTCAGCCCGGTCGAAAAGGCTGCGCTCGCTGCGACCGGGGAGATGGGCAAATATGGCATGGACTGGAAGGAGTACCTTGCAGCACTGCTATTAATGAACGCAGCGATGTGGGTGCTGGCCATCTCAGGTTTCATTATCATGGGAATGAGCCCTGACCTGGCATTCCATACCGCATCGTCTTTCACGGCAAACACGGACCAGCAGCATTATTCGGGCGAACTCCAGATGTCGTCGTACGGCCAGATGATGGTGATCTTTTTGATGTTCTCTTCATCCGCTACCGGCCTGGCATCCGCCTTCGCCTTCATACGCGGGTTCGGGACTACAGGGGGCAAGCTGGGCAATTATTTTGAGGACATGGTCCGCATTCTTGTCCGGATACTCATACCGTTTTCCCTGCTTTCGGCGATCATCTTCGCGGCCTGCGGCGTCCCTCAGGTCATGGGCGGCGAGCTGGTCATGGATACGCTAGCGGGGGGGCTACAATCAATACCGATCGGCCCTACTGCGGCGATGGAGTCCATAAAGTTCCTCGGGAATAACGGGGGAGGGTACTATAACACGAACTCTGCCCACCCGTTCGAGAACCCTTCGCCTCTCACCAATGTCGTACAGCTTATACTTACAATGCTGATACCGCTCTCGCTGCCTTATGCATTTGGCATCATTATGGGCAATAAGAGACAGGGATATACATTACTGGCTGTCATACTTTTTATATTCATTTCCGCATCGGTAATGCTCGCCGTAGGGACTTCCGATAATCCCGACCTTCCTTCGGGGATAACCCTCCCGTCAGGATATATCGAAGGAAAGGAGCAGAGGTTTACCGCTTTTGAAAGCGTTTTCTTTGTCGCGACGAACACGTACGTCCAGAGCGGCGGCACGACGTGCAGCATCAGTTCCATGATGCCGATGGGCGTGCTCGGAGCGATGATCGGTATGATGCTGGGTTGTGTGCCCGGAGGGATAGGCATAGGGCTTGAGCTTCTTCTGGCCTATTCGATCGTCTCCGTCTTTATCGCAGGGCTGATGGTGGGAAAGATACCGGAATTCATGAGAAAAAAGATCGGCACGGATGAAATGAAGTATGTATTCCTTGTGATAATCACTTTCCCGATCATAGTCCTGATATCCACGGCCTCGACCATACTTCTTATGCCGTCCCACGACATCACGCTGAATGACGGCACAAGGGGGTTCAGCGAAATATTATACGAGTTCCTTTCCGCGTCCGCCAATAACGGCTCAGGCATGGCCGGACTGCAGAGTTCGTCCCCGTATTTTAACATACTCTCCGGTACGCTGATATTGATCGGAAGATATGTCCCTATATCCGCTTTTTTAGGGCTGGCGGGTCTTTTATCGACCAAAAAGACCATAGAGGATACCAGAGGAAGCTTCCCTACGGATACCATAATATTCGCCGTGCTCCTTATTTGCGTACTTATCATGGATAGCGCATTATCCTTCCTGCCCGTGCTGGCGATGGGGCCGCTGGCAGACCTGATATCTACGGGGGTGAAGATATGA
- the hypB gene encoding hydrogenase nickel incorporation protein HypB: MHKIEVNVGVSVTEANRRQAEENREHLDEHGIRSIDILGAVGSGKTMLIEKLTPVLKARGYKVGAIVGDCYGDDDYKRIHALDIPTQNLNTGTECHLDAHMVHHALHKLPLDDIDVLLVENVGNMVCPTDFPVGSHKRVVIVSVTEGDDVVNKHPAMFRECEIGIINKVDLAEAVGASVERMERDMRRHNSNIRIIKANLKKGVGIEELADMLIT, translated from the coding sequence TTGCACAAGATCGAAGTTAATGTTGGCGTAAGCGTAACGGAGGCTAACCGGCGGCAGGCGGAAGAGAACCGCGAGCATCTTGATGAGCACGGCATAAGGTCGATAGACATCCTTGGAGCTGTCGGGTCAGGCAAGACGATGCTTATAGAGAAACTAACCCCTGTATTGAAGGCAAGAGGGTATAAGGTCGGTGCTATCGTTGGCGACTGTTATGGCGACGATGACTACAAGCGCATACATGCGCTTGACATTCCCACACAGAACTTAAATACGGGTACTGAATGCCACCTGGATGCGCATATGGTACACCATGCACTTCATAAATTACCCCTCGATGATATTGACGTCCTGCTCGTAGAGAATGTCGGCAATATGGTGTGCCCGACGGATTTCCCCGTGGGAAGCCATAAGCGTGTCGTCATAGTCAGCGTGACAGAGGGCGACGACGTTGTTAACAAGCACCCTGCAATGTTCCGCGAATGCGAGATAGGCATAATCAATAAGGTCGACCTCGCGGAAGCGGTCGGCGCGAGCGTAGAACGCATGGAACGCGATATGAGGCGGCACAACTCAAACATCAGGATAATCAAAGCCAACCTCAAAAAGGGCGTCGGCATCGAAGAGCTTGCAGACATGCTGATTACATGA